AAAGGAGGAAAAAATGAAGGTATTAATATCGCGCAATGAACTATTGGACGCGGTATCAGCAGTCAGTTCAATAATCCCTGCACGGTCAACCCAGCCGGTCCTCGCGAACATACTTATTTCCACTGGCGAGGACAAGCTAACGCTTACCGGAACGGACAGAGAGCAAAGCCTTTTCATAAATATGCCTGCAGAAGTTGAGGAACCGGGTTCGATAGCTGTGGGAGCGAAAATGCTTTCGGATGTTATTCGCGCCATGGATGATGCCGACATAAGACTGGAAACAGACGACCTTCACCTAAACCTTCTCCAGGGACGGCACAGAATAAAGCTTCCCGGCGTTAGCCCACAGGACTTTCCAGAAGCTGAAATAGTAAGCGCACCAACAGTGGTTTTCACGCTGCCCACATCATCACTCGTCGAATACCTCGACCTGACCACCTATGCTATGTCAACATACGCTGCCAGACCCTCACTCGCCGGGCTTTTATGCCAGTTTTTCCCGGAGGAGCTAAGAATGGTAGCTACCGATGGTCATAAACTTGCTCTCCTTAAGAAGCCTCATACTTTCGAACTCGAGGAAAAGCTTGAGCTCTTCATTCCCGAAAGAGCAGCTACGAGAATAAGCTCGCTTATATCAAAGACTGTGGCAGACGAGGTTGAAATAGCTGCGGGCAACGGCGCAGCACAATTCAGCGCCGATAACTTTAGATTCCAGACCAAACTTATCTCGGAAAAATTCCCCGACTACGAAAGAGTAATACCTACCGATAACGATAAAATAATGATAGCTGATAAAGAGGAACTCATAAAGTGTGTCAAGTTGATGACAATTATAGCTAACAAGTTAACCTCACAGATAAAATTCACGCTTTCCAAGGGCAGCCTCGAGCTTTTCGCTCAGGACCTCGACACAGGTTCCGAGGGCACAGATGTTATAAGTGTTGACTATGATGGCGAACCTTTAGAGATTGGTTTCAACGGTAAAATGCTTCTCAACTTGCTCGAACACATCCCTGCGGAGAATGTCAGATTCGCCATGCTCAATCCTACCACAGCATGCATAGTCGAGCCATTGCCCCAGCCTGAAGAGTACAAATATCTTTCGTTAATAATGCCAATCCGAATTTAATGGGCATAGATGGTGCAAAAATAATTCTTGGAACGACAGGCTCGATAGCGGTTTACAAAGCGGTCTGCCTTGGAAGGGAGCTTATAAAAAACGGTGCCGAAGTTAGGGTTATAATGACCGAAAACAGTGCCCGCTTCGTGAGCCCCATGACTTTTCGCTCGGCGTTGTCAACAAAGGTTCTTGTTACTTCGTTTGAGGACGATGAGGAGTATCACCTTGCCCATATAAAATGGGCCGAGTGGGCAGACTTGATACTAATAGCTCCTGCAACCGCCAATTTTATTGCTAAAGCAGCCAACGGTATTGCTGACGACCTTCTATCAACGACACTGCTTGCCGCACGCTGTCAGGTGGTATTCGTGCCAGCTATGAATACATTTATGTACCTAAACCCTGTTACTGTCCAAAATATAAGGAAACTTGAGGAACTGGGCTACTATGTGATGCCTACCGAAAGTGGTGAGCTCGCTTGCGGTGAACTCGGCGCAGGAAGATTCCCCAAAACGAAGAAAATAGTGGAATACATCGAGGATATACTTATCAGGCGTAAAAAACTTAAAGACAAAAAAATCCTTATAACCGCAGGCCCAACAAGGGAGTACATCGACCCTGTTCGCTTTATATCAAATGCTTCAAGCGGGTTTATGGGAGTTGCGCTTTCGGATTCAGCTATGCGCATGGGAGCGTCAGTAACGCTTATTCATGGTCCCATATCCGTGCCCCCACCCCCAGTGAAAGCAATCGAGGTAACAAGCGCCGACGAAATGTATGAAGCTGTGCTTTCCGAATTTGGGAAGTGCGATGTCGTGTTAATGGCAGCTGCCGTTGCCGATTTTTCCCCACAGACCCAATACGAACAAAAAATGAAAAAAGAAAACAATAATACCGTAACAATAACGCTCAGCAAAACCCCTGACATACTCGCTGAACTCGGCAAACGAAAAAAGAATCACACCCTTGTGGGTTTCTCGCTCGAAACAGAAAACATTATTGAGAACGCGCGAAAAAAACTTTTCGAAAAAAACCTTGACCTCATAATCGCCAATAAACC
This window of the bacterium genome carries:
- the dnaN gene encoding DNA polymerase III subunit beta; this encodes MKVLISRNELLDAVSAVSSIIPARSTQPVLANILISTGEDKLTLTGTDREQSLFINMPAEVEEPGSIAVGAKMLSDVIRAMDDADIRLETDDLHLNLLQGRHRIKLPGVSPQDFPEAEIVSAPTVVFTLPTSSLVEYLDLTTYAMSTYAARPSLAGLLCQFFPEELRMVATDGHKLALLKKPHTFELEEKLELFIPERAATRISSLISKTVADEVEIAAGNGAAQFSADNFRFQTKLISEKFPDYERVIPTDNDKIMIADKEELIKCVKLMTIIANKLTSQIKFTLSKGSLELFAQDLDTGSEGTDVISVDYDGEPLEIGFNGKMLLNLLEHIPAENVRFAMLNPTTACIVEPLPQPEEYKYLSLIMPIRI
- the coaBC gene encoding bifunctional phosphopantothenoylcysteine decarboxylase/phosphopantothenate--cysteine ligase CoaBC, which codes for MGIDGAKIILGTTGSIAVYKAVCLGRELIKNGAEVRVIMTENSARFVSPMTFRSALSTKVLVTSFEDDEEYHLAHIKWAEWADLILIAPATANFIAKAANGIADDLLSTTLLAARCQVVFVPAMNTFMYLNPVTVQNIRKLEELGYYVMPTESGELACGELGAGRFPKTKKIVEYIEDILIRRKKLKDKKILITAGPTREYIDPVRFISNASSGFMGVALSDSAMRMGASVTLIHGPISVPPPPVKAIEVTSADEMYEAVLSEFGKCDVVLMAAAVADFSPQTQYEQKMKKENNNTVTITLSKTPDILAELGKRKKNHTLVGFSLETENIIENARKKLFEKNLDLIIANKP